One genomic window of Actinoalloteichus hoggarensis includes the following:
- a CDS encoding helix-turn-helix domain-containing protein produces MALRRQRFAQRRKAVGFSQEGLAERLGIDRSTVARWESGETEPLPWLRPKLTRALQVSIERLDELLAEAGESEALTDERLSYALEHPRSVDLVNVARLRDRVHDLDERYDRAPSTSLLADAGQCLGRVSFLRTHAATSRVRRELFAVEAEAATLMGQLVWDASQRRDHTTARAYLDQAVTAARQLRDPTAEGLALLRTSFVALYGEKNPDNGLTLAMQTAETTKTSSDALTGLAVLHAAEAWAMLGQRQDCERALGEAEGCFERIGAADGAADLFSPTQHGRLAGSCYLFLNDAKRAEPILEITAQALRDRSKSQAIVLGNLALARIRQQKLDEAVAALHSAIDVVEMTWGGGGLNIVFGAGRELRPWRQVPIVQDVYDRLLTLMTTA; encoded by the coding sequence ATGGCGTTACGGCGGCAGCGCTTCGCTCAGCGCCGCAAGGCTGTCGGCTTCAGCCAGGAAGGACTTGCCGAACGGCTCGGCATCGACCGCTCCACTGTGGCGCGGTGGGAGTCCGGCGAGACTGAGCCTCTGCCGTGGCTGCGCCCCAAGCTGACGCGTGCCCTCCAGGTGTCCATCGAGCGGCTTGACGAGCTGCTGGCCGAGGCCGGTGAGTCCGAAGCCCTGACGGATGAGCGCCTGAGCTATGCCTTGGAGCACCCGCGCAGCGTGGACCTGGTGAACGTCGCGCGACTGCGGGACCGTGTGCATGACCTGGACGAGCGATACGATCGAGCGCCGTCGACGTCCCTGCTGGCCGACGCCGGGCAGTGCCTCGGCCGGGTGTCCTTCTTGCGGACACACGCCGCTACCAGCCGCGTCCGCCGTGAGTTGTTCGCCGTTGAAGCCGAGGCGGCAACGCTGATGGGGCAGCTCGTCTGGGACGCTTCGCAGCGCCGCGACCACACCACGGCCCGTGCCTACCTCGATCAGGCGGTGACTGCCGCGCGCCAGCTTCGTGATCCCACAGCTGAGGGGCTTGCCCTGCTGCGAACCAGCTTCGTCGCGCTCTACGGCGAGAAGAACCCCGACAACGGGCTGACGCTCGCCATGCAGACGGCGGAGACCACCAAGACCAGTAGCGATGCGCTGACGGGCCTTGCTGTACTTCATGCCGCCGAAGCGTGGGCAATGCTGGGGCAGCGGCAGGACTGCGAACGAGCGCTCGGCGAGGCTGAAGGCTGCTTCGAGCGCATCGGAGCCGCAGACGGGGCGGCTGATCTGTTCTCGCCCACCCAGCACGGCCGGCTGGCGGGGTCTTGTTATCTGTTCCTCAACGATGCCAAGCGCGCCGAGCCGATCCTTGAGATCACGGCGCAAGCCTTGCGGGATCGCTCGAAGTCGCAGGCGATCGTGCTCGGCAACCTGGCCCTCGCCCGCATCCGTCAGCAGAAGCTCGACGAAGCAGTGGCCGCGCTCCACAGTGCCATCGACGTGGTAGAGATGACCTGGGGCGGCGGGGGACTCAACATCGTCTTCGGGGCTGGTCGAGAGCTTCGCCCCTGGCGACAGGTGCCCATCGTCCAAGACGTGTACGACCGTCTGCTGACCCTGATGACAACGGCGTAG
- a CDS encoding 5-formyltetrahydrofolate cyclo-ligase translates to MNTDQAKQAIRQRVWDVLEREQAAPPGVHGRIPAFVGAEAAADRLAGLPAWHAARTLKAVPDKAQLPVRAQALAEGKLVYMAVPKLAEALPFYLLDPETLSVPPSEAASSRVAATIARKIGVDEMRPVDLIICGSVAVNRQGVRLGKGAGYSDIEVALLQEAGLIGPNTTIMTTVHSLQVVDEELPEAKHDFSVDLIVTPDEVIECGPPRRPAGLYWDSLSREKIEAIPLLAARS, encoded by the coding sequence ATGAACACCGACCAGGCGAAGCAAGCGATCCGCCAGCGGGTGTGGGATGTGCTGGAACGGGAGCAAGCCGCACCGCCGGGAGTCCACGGCCGCATCCCGGCCTTCGTCGGCGCTGAGGCCGCAGCCGATCGCCTGGCCGGACTGCCCGCGTGGCACGCGGCGCGAACGCTCAAGGCCGTCCCGGACAAGGCGCAGCTGCCGGTACGTGCCCAAGCGCTCGCCGAAGGCAAGCTCGTCTACATGGCCGTACCCAAACTGGCCGAAGCCCTGCCGTTCTACCTGCTCGACCCGGAGACGCTGAGCGTGCCGCCGAGCGAGGCCGCCTCCAGCAGAGTGGCCGCGACGATCGCCCGCAAGATCGGCGTGGACGAGATGCGGCCTGTTGACCTCATCATCTGCGGAAGTGTCGCCGTCAACCGGCAAGGCGTGCGGCTCGGTAAGGGTGCGGGCTACTCGGACATCGAGGTAGCACTATTGCAAGAGGCCGGGCTGATCGGGCCGAACACAACCATTATGACGACCGTTCATTCGCTGCAAGTGGTCGATGAAGAGTTGCCCGAGGCTAAGCACGATTTCAGTGTCGATCTGATCGTGACGCCTGATGAAGTCATCGAATGCGGCCCGCCGCGTCGCCCCGCTGGGCTGTACTGGGACAGCTTGAGCCGAGAAAAGATCGAGGCGATTCCGCTGCTGGCCGCACGATCATGA
- a CDS encoding glycoside hydrolase family 43 protein yields MSGGRSRWIRRAGLAVCAVAALLLGGLPAYGADGTFRNPLYAQDGADPWLTFHDGAYYLTGTYHSSEIVMRRSPTLAGLREAEPVVVWRGDDPSRCCNFWAPEFRLLDGPNGPRWYLHYSAGVSGSADHQRMHVLESAGTDPMGPYSYKGQLNPPGEDDWSIDGSYLELPGRGLYFLWSEWSDVAQENWIAPMRDPWTISGAKRLLSTPEHSWEMSGLRVNEAPVALQRNGRTHVVYSASYCGTPDYKLGLLTLVGGDPMRPGAWLKHREPVFERADSAGVFGPGHNGFFTSPDGREDWIVYHAQDSAAGGCGQGRTIRAQPFEWNRDGTPDFGSPVAVDVELPAPSGEGRWRAAGPAESSSTPAITAPVKVTVAGRPRRRAEPPRRAGRDEIGVPGLAAVHRRAGARRGVA; encoded by the coding sequence ATGAGTGGTGGCCGATCACGCTGGATTCGTCGAGCGGGCCTCGCGGTGTGTGCCGTGGCCGCGTTGCTGCTCGGGGGTCTGCCCGCCTACGGAGCGGACGGGACCTTCCGCAATCCGCTGTACGCGCAGGACGGTGCCGATCCGTGGCTGACCTTCCATGACGGCGCCTACTACCTGACCGGCACCTACCACTCCTCCGAGATCGTCATGCGCCGTTCCCCGACGCTGGCGGGCCTGCGGGAGGCCGAGCCCGTGGTCGTGTGGCGGGGTGACGACCCCTCTCGATGCTGCAACTTCTGGGCGCCGGAGTTCCGGCTGCTCGACGGGCCGAACGGCCCCCGCTGGTACCTGCACTACAGCGCCGGGGTCAGCGGCTCGGCCGATCACCAGCGGATGCACGTCCTGGAGAGCGCGGGCACCGACCCGATGGGGCCCTACTCCTACAAGGGGCAGCTCAACCCGCCCGGCGAGGACGACTGGTCGATCGACGGAAGCTACCTGGAGCTGCCCGGACGAGGCCTGTACTTCCTCTGGTCGGAGTGGAGCGACGTCGCGCAGGAGAACTGGATCGCCCCGATGCGAGACCCGTGGACGATCAGCGGCGCCAAGCGGCTGCTGTCCACGCCGGAGCACTCCTGGGAGATGAGCGGGCTGCGGGTGAACGAGGCGCCGGTGGCCCTCCAGCGCAACGGCCGGACGCACGTCGTCTACTCGGCGAGCTACTGCGGCACGCCCGATTACAAGCTGGGCCTGCTGACCTTGGTCGGCGGCGATCCGATGCGGCCGGGAGCCTGGCTCAAGCATCGTGAGCCGGTGTTCGAGCGTGCCGACTCGGCGGGCGTGTTCGGGCCCGGCCACAACGGCTTCTTCACTTCGCCCGACGGCCGGGAGGACTGGATCGTCTATCACGCCCAGGATTCGGCGGCGGGCGGCTGCGGGCAGGGCCGCACGATCCGGGCTCAGCCCTTCGAATGGAACCGGGACGGCACGCCCGACTTCGGCAGCCCCGTCGCGGTGGACGTGGAGCTGCCCGCGCCCTCGGGGGAGGGGCGGTGGCGAGCGGCCGGGCCGGCCGAGTCGTCGAGCACGCCGGCGATCACCGCGCCGGTGAAGGTCACCGTGGCGGGCAGGCCTCGCCGACGAGCCGAGCCTCCGCGCCGCGCTGGCCGGGATGAGATCGGTGTTCCTGGTCTGGCCGCTGTTCACCGCCGAGCTGGCGCCCGCCGTGGTGTTGCATGA
- a CDS encoding ABC transporter substrate-binding protein, which produces MTSTSQGPRRRRSTVLAGGLMSMALVAAGCGGAASEDGPVSLTYTFWGNTDRGDLTTEAIAVFEEKNPDITVNITFADFESYWQKLATEAAGGNPPDVVQMDYTYLREYADRGVLLDLEPLVGEHIDVDDLVGGLSEAGRVGDGYYAIPIGSNMMSFQYDAAVWDAAGVAPPEIGWTWDDYAAAVATVTDANAGSPWGGMDIGEHLHMFDVWLRQNGGQVYTDSGELGFTEDDLIAFWNLNEQWRDAESVIPLSAVDQAIADTSLAVGSTASEFAWDNFMPSTENNYGSELTLAPFPSDTDELGLYAKPSMLMSVTTRSDHPEEAARLIDFMINDPDAGRIFGANRGMPATTTQRENAEFEGVNARIEEYETSLEGELGPTPAPPPPGGAGVERLMQRLNEEIAYDRATVADTAARFMTEAEQILADAS; this is translated from the coding sequence GTGACGTCGACTTCGCAGGGGCCGAGACGCCGCAGATCCACGGTTCTGGCCGGTGGTCTGATGAGCATGGCGCTGGTGGCGGCGGGTTGCGGAGGCGCGGCGAGCGAGGACGGCCCCGTGAGTCTCACCTACACGTTCTGGGGTAACACCGATCGAGGGGACCTGACCACGGAGGCGATCGCGGTCTTCGAGGAGAAGAACCCCGACATCACCGTGAACATCACGTTCGCCGACTTCGAGAGCTACTGGCAGAAGCTCGCGACCGAGGCGGCGGGCGGCAACCCGCCGGACGTCGTCCAGATGGACTACACCTACCTGCGCGAGTACGCCGACCGCGGCGTCCTGCTCGACCTGGAGCCCTTAGTGGGCGAACACATCGACGTCGACGACCTCGTCGGTGGTCTGTCCGAGGCGGGACGGGTGGGCGACGGCTACTACGCGATCCCCATCGGCAGCAACATGATGTCGTTCCAGTACGACGCGGCGGTCTGGGACGCCGCAGGCGTGGCCCCGCCCGAGATCGGCTGGACCTGGGATGACTACGCCGCGGCGGTGGCGACCGTCACCGACGCCAACGCGGGCTCCCCCTGGGGCGGCATGGACATCGGCGAACACCTGCACATGTTCGACGTGTGGCTGCGGCAGAACGGCGGGCAGGTGTACACCGACTCGGGCGAACTCGGCTTCACCGAGGACGACCTGATCGCGTTCTGGAACCTCAACGAGCAGTGGCGGGACGCGGAGAGCGTCATCCCGCTCTCGGCAGTGGATCAGGCGATCGCCGACACGTCGCTGGCCGTCGGCTCCACGGCGTCGGAGTTCGCCTGGGACAACTTCATGCCCAGCACCGAGAACAACTACGGCAGCGAGCTGACCCTGGCGCCCTTCCCCTCCGACACCGACGAGCTCGGGCTCTACGCCAAGCCCTCCATGCTGATGAGCGTGACCACCCGCAGCGACCATCCGGAAGAGGCGGCTCGCCTGATCGACTTCATGATCAACGATCCGGACGCCGGACGGATCTTCGGGGCCAATCGCGGCATGCCCGCCACCACCACCCAGCGGGAGAACGCCGAGTTCGAGGGCGTGAACGCTCGGATCGAGGAGTACGAGACCAGTCTGGAGGGGGAGCTGGGCCCGACACCCGCCCCGCCGCCGCCCGGAGGCGCGGGCGTCGAGCGGCTGATGCAGCGGCTCAACGAGGAGATCGCCTACGACCGCGCCACCGTGGCCGACACGGCCGCGCGCTTCATGACCGAGGCGGAACAGATCCTCGCCGACGCCTCCTGA
- a CDS encoding alpha-galactosidase, with protein sequence MVDPVAADTTTDQRAPDVLAATPPMGWNSWDCYGGSVREHEVIANAEYLRDHLLPYGWDHVVVDIQWYEPTADAGGYHAGAVLDLDEHGRPRPSPNRFPSAAGGAGFAPLGARIHAMGLRFGLHVLRGIPRQAVALRLPILGTQWTAADVADHERVCPWNPDNLGLNHDHPGAQAYYDSLLARFAEWGVDYVKADDMLVPYHAAEIEAFARAIESCGRPMTLSLSPGTDLSVEHVDHLAAHSRLWRISDDLWDRWPDVRAQFDRAARWAPHAGPGRWPDADMLPLGRIGIRAHGGDDRASRLTRDEQRTLLTLWAMARSPLMFGGDLPSADEWTLGLLTNDAVLRITRDSVGNRRLRRDGDLDVWTASSADGRRRYVAQFNLGDEAVASEVTAAEFGVDADDPATDLWSGAEPTRFGASRTTPLPAHGCVLLAIETAR encoded by the coding sequence ATGGTCGACCCGGTGGCAGCGGACACGACGACCGACCAGCGGGCGCCCGACGTCCTCGCCGCCACGCCGCCGATGGGGTGGAACAGCTGGGACTGCTACGGCGGCTCGGTCCGGGAGCACGAGGTCATCGCCAACGCCGAGTACCTGCGCGATCACCTGCTGCCGTACGGCTGGGACCACGTCGTGGTCGACATCCAGTGGTACGAGCCGACCGCCGACGCGGGCGGATACCACGCGGGCGCGGTGTTGGACCTCGATGAGCACGGCAGGCCGCGGCCGTCGCCCAACCGCTTTCCCTCCGCCGCGGGAGGCGCGGGATTCGCCCCGCTGGGGGCGCGGATTCACGCGATGGGGCTGCGCTTCGGCCTGCACGTCCTGCGCGGTATTCCCCGACAGGCGGTCGCGCTGCGGCTGCCGATCCTGGGCACCCAGTGGACGGCCGCCGACGTCGCCGATCACGAGCGGGTCTGTCCGTGGAATCCCGACAACCTCGGGCTGAACCACGATCACCCCGGCGCGCAGGCCTACTACGACTCCCTGTTGGCCCGTTTCGCCGAATGGGGCGTCGACTACGTCAAGGCGGACGACATGCTCGTCCCGTATCACGCGGCCGAGATCGAGGCCTTCGCCAGGGCGATCGAGTCCTGCGGCAGGCCGATGACGCTCAGCCTCTCCCCCGGCACCGACCTGTCCGTGGAACACGTCGACCACCTCGCCGCGCACAGTCGGCTCTGGCGGATCTCCGATGACCTGTGGGACCGGTGGCCCGACGTCCGTGCCCAGTTCGATCGCGCGGCCCGCTGGGCGCCGCACGCGGGTCCCGGCCGCTGGCCCGACGCCGACATGCTGCCGCTGGGCCGGATCGGCATCCGGGCTCACGGCGGCGACGACCGTGCCTCTCGGCTCACCCGTGACGAGCAGCGCACGCTGCTGACGCTGTGGGCGATGGCCCGGTCTCCGTTGATGTTCGGCGGCGATCTGCCCTCCGCCGACGAATGGACGCTCGGCCTGCTCACCAACGACGCGGTGCTGCGGATCACGCGGGACAGCGTCGGGAATCGTCGACTTCGGCGCGACGGCGATCTCGACGTCTGGACGGCGTCGAGCGCTGACGGCCGCCGCCGCTACGTCGCACAGTTCAACCTCGGCGACGAGGCCGTCGCGTCGGAGGTGACGGCGGCGGAGTTCGGCGTCGATGCCGACGACCCGGCGACCGATCTGTGGTCGGGGGCCGAGCCCACCCGATTCGGCGCGAGCCGGACGACTCCGCTGCCCGCGCACGGCTGCGTGCTTCTCGCGATCGAGACCGCCCGATGA
- a CDS encoding NYN domain-containing protein: MDRCAIFVDAGYLYAEGGRLCRQTTSRSALLLKPEPFLSLMTSVAEELTGMPVLRTYWYDAARGGHRTSEQRAIAVLPDVKLRLGRLNGSGQQKGVDALIYRDMIMLAQLGAVSDVLLVSGDEDLREGVRTAQDHGVRVVLVGIEAESGKYNQSEELVFESDRLHSLTKDELTPVFDLRPPLPPPTVLPVPVQIESEDGEQATTPSPIQAMLTPRAASAEFTARWLANSSNTELADLLARRPSIPHALDQGLRAHVEQALGIDLQEQEQIRRDVRSAFWGVVTANVDSRGL, encoded by the coding sequence ATGGATCGATGTGCGATCTTCGTCGACGCAGGCTATCTCTACGCCGAGGGCGGCAGGCTCTGCAGACAGACCACGTCCCGTTCCGCACTGCTGCTCAAACCGGAGCCGTTCCTCAGTCTGATGACCTCGGTCGCCGAGGAGCTGACCGGAATGCCCGTGCTGCGCACCTACTGGTACGACGCGGCACGGGGCGGACACCGGACGAGCGAACAGCGGGCCATCGCCGTGCTGCCGGACGTGAAGCTGCGGTTGGGCAGGCTCAACGGCAGCGGGCAGCAGAAGGGCGTCGACGCCCTCATCTACCGCGACATGATCATGCTGGCCCAGCTGGGCGCCGTGAGTGACGTGCTGCTGGTCAGCGGGGACGAGGACCTGCGCGAGGGCGTGCGCACGGCACAGGATCACGGCGTGCGCGTCGTCCTGGTGGGCATCGAGGCCGAGAGCGGCAAGTACAACCAGTCCGAGGAGCTGGTGTTCGAGTCGGACCGGCTGCACAGTCTGACCAAGGACGAGCTGACCCCCGTCTTCGATCTTCGGCCGCCGCTGCCGCCGCCCACGGTGCTGCCGGTTCCGGTCCAGATCGAGTCGGAGGACGGCGAGCAGGCGACGACGCCGAGCCCGATCCAGGCGATGCTGACGCCGAGGGCCGCCTCCGCCGAGTTCACCGCACGCTGGCTCGCCAACAGCTCCAACACCGAGCTGGCCGACCTGCTCGCCCGCAGACCCAGCATTCCGCACGCGCTGGACCAGGGACTACGCGCCCACGTCGAGCAGGCGCTGGGCATCGACCTTCAGGAACAGGAACAGATCCGTCGCGATGTGCGCTCCGCGTTCTGGGGCGTCGTGACCGCGAACGTCGACTCGCGAGGACTCTGA